The Sphaerospermopsis torques-reginae ITEP-024 genome has a window encoding:
- the cas5d gene encoding type I-D CRISPR-associated protein Cas5/Csc1 produces the protein MSTIPFSQAKLIELHCLEPVFFASRELSDTYYTEGLLGNYALTYALGWVNSPYRLQGQATGRPTYKEDFQAIASSCYILPASPIGRITFRFERFNALSDAYWYTMTNNRVATAREDLPLQRQGTKPSSFRASNFPQTGRLRMIERGNKFQTLVFGNQQLPDYIRLGKFASKVKVNVLKELPVTLLPEGEYKSQHYLNVADLPTQIEVFAFDLISIPPAPILKNLHFRGAAWQIGEMIVPAGLHYCGRENGNE, from the coding sequence ATGTCAACAATTCCTTTTTCACAGGCAAAACTTATTGAATTACACTGTCTTGAACCAGTCTTTTTTGCCTCTAGGGAGTTGTCTGATACCTATTACACTGAGGGGTTACTTGGGAATTATGCTTTAACCTATGCTTTAGGTTGGGTAAATTCCCCCTATCGTCTCCAAGGTCAGGCTACAGGACGACCAACCTACAAAGAAGATTTCCAAGCAATAGCGTCATCTTGCTACATTTTACCAGCTTCACCAATAGGCAGAATTACATTTAGATTTGAAAGATTTAACGCTCTTTCTGATGCTTATTGGTACACCATGACTAATAACCGTGTAGCAACTGCTAGAGAAGATTTACCATTACAACGTCAAGGTACAAAACCTAGTTCATTTAGAGCAAGTAATTTTCCCCAAACAGGAAGATTACGCATGATTGAAAGGGGTAATAAATTCCAAACATTAGTATTTGGAAATCAACAATTACCAGATTATATTCGTCTGGGAAAATTCGCTAGTAAAGTGAAAGTAAATGTTTTAAAAGAGTTACCTGTAACTTTACTTCCAGAAGGTGAATATAAAAGTCAACATTATCTAAATGTTGCTGATTTACCAACACAAATAGAAGTATTTGCTTTTGATTTAATCTCTATACCTCCTGCACCAATATTAAAAAATCTTCATTTTCGGGGTGCAGCTTGGCAAATTGGCGAAATGATTGTACCAGCAGGTTTACATTATTGTGGTAGAGAAAACGGAAATGAGTAA
- the cas7d gene encoding type I-D CRISPR-associated protein Cas7/Csc2: MSIQKLSPVLATTYENFPKGRFITLIVLRTTHSETIFRTEGSGESMCNEFVQAGVNNDNIIQRLVMTKRKQVAPERRYGREHLRAHDLLFTNIKDNSICSLNTNAPCEMCVDCFLYGFAAGGGGAQKSRIWTEDAFSILSATDVVGDRTINAIYENGTMRDEKGNPSTALNTSEYIKPGVHFLDVVTLKDVTADELRYIVGNILFTSRYGAVSSRVGRMENQILGVFGSITELPSSLELVQATYDTLGEPLEHPLNIHRVIAATKQVITNWQNRRGVSVQLSDEELTNLITDVETHWSEAERDTFLKRLSQSYEPFRQVAPEKNKGKGKGKNKNTPVEVES, from the coding sequence ATGTCAATTCAAAAGCTTTCCCCTGTTCTTGCAACCACCTATGAAAATTTCCCCAAAGGTCGGTTTATTACCTTAATTGTTCTCAGAACAACTCACTCAGAAACGATTTTTCGCACAGAAGGTTCTGGTGAATCAATGTGTAACGAGTTTGTTCAAGCTGGTGTGAATAATGATAATATTATTCAACGTTTGGTGATGACTAAACGTAAACAAGTAGCACCAGAAAGACGTTATGGAAGGGAACATTTAAGAGCGCATGATCTTTTATTCACTAACATCAAAGATAACTCTATTTGTTCCTTAAATACTAATGCACCTTGTGAAATGTGTGTAGATTGTTTCCTTTATGGTTTTGCTGCTGGTGGAGGTGGCGCACAAAAAAGTCGTATTTGGACTGAGGACGCTTTTAGTATTTTATCTGCTACTGATGTAGTAGGCGATCGCACTATTAACGCCATCTATGAAAACGGCACAATGCGAGATGAAAAAGGCAATCCTTCCACCGCTTTAAATACCAGCGAATACATCAAACCAGGAGTTCATTTTTTAGATGTTGTCACCCTCAAAGATGTAACTGCTGATGAACTGCGGTACATTGTTGGAAATATTCTTTTTACCAGTCGTTATGGTGCTGTTTCTAGTCGTGTAGGAAGGATGGAAAATCAAATATTAGGTGTTTTTGGCAGTATTACAGAATTGCCTAGTTCTTTGGAACTTGTACAAGCTACCTATGATACGTTAGGTGAACCTTTAGAACATCCTTTAAATATTCATCGAGTCATTGCAGCAACGAAACAAGTAATTACCAACTGGCAAAATAGAAGAGGGGTTTCTGTGCAACTATCAGATGAAGAATTAACAAATTTAATTACTGATGTAGAAACCCATTGGTCAGAAGCAGAACGTGATACTTTTCTCAAACGTTTAAGTCAATCCTATGAACCTTTCCGTCAAGTTGCACCTGAAAAAAACAAAGGCAAAGGTAAAGGTAAAAACAAAAATACTCCAGTTGAAGTAGAGAGTTAA